AGTGAATATCGGCCCATTCTCTTTGATCTCTCCACATAGGCAATTCTCTTGAAGGTGGAAGGTTGGATAAAACGTCAACAGAATTTCACTCGTTCCAACATTTTGTTTTTGAGATTTTTATATAAATCAGTGTGAATTACAGCAGGGAAATGGAACTTCATCATTTTACTCAACTCTGcttggattagatacagagtgtggtgaacgtattgctactacaatttaccactgtattgtgttgtattatgttgaagcccttgtgggctccgcctgtggctccgccccctcgggggtggtatataaatctgcagcctgtaggcggtactcagtacagagcagtcaccggcagacacagatctagcttattaaaaccactgttcacttctactaatcgtctcgtgtgaattgatggtcgcatcacacagtaaagctccctctccactgcccctatCAAACccgtccaggacaggtacagcacggggttagatacagagtaaagcttcctctatactgcccccatcaaacactcccaggacaggacacacagtacggggttagatacggagtaaagctccctctacactgtccccatcaaacactcccaggacagatacagcacggggttagatacagagtaaagctccctctacactgaccccatcaaacattcccaggacagatacagcacggggttagatacagaggaaagctccctctgcactgtccccaccaaacacttccaggacaggtacagcacggggttagatacagagaaaagctccctctacactgtccccatcaaacacacccaggacaggtacagcacggggttagatacagaggaaagctccctctacactgtccccaccaaacacttccagggcaggtacagcacagggttagatacagagtaaagctccctctgcactgcccccatcaaacactcccaggacaggtacaggacggggtgagatagagtaaaattccctctacactgttgctataaaacactcccagggcaggtacagcatggggttagatacggagtatagctccctctatacttcccccatcaaacactcccaggacagatgcagcacagggttagatacagagtaaaactccctctacactgtccccatcaaacactccctggacagatacagcacggggttagatacagagtaaagctccctctacactgtccccatcaaacactcccaggacaggtacagcacaggattaggaaTGGAACAAAATGCAATCATCTCCAACTCTTAACGAATTAACAATTGGCAGAATCAAACATCAAGGTGTCAATAATCGACCAATCACCATCTAAACTCTGAGAATGCTGACCCATCTGGATCGTCCTGCCCCACCCCCCTTCACACAGGTCCCGGGACATGTGATGGGAGAAGATAGCGACTCAAAACCCCCCTTGTGGTTCGAGTGTGATCACAATCTGACGTGTTTACATGGATAGAGGCAGAGAATTCTATTATGGATAGAGTGTATTGGAAACAGCTGTTTATCACTTCGACCATTGTTGAAATCACTTTCACTGGGACAGGATTAAAGCCAGCATTTAATTCAAAATCCAGCAGATACAGAGGCACATATAGCTAGAGAGGACTTCTCTTTAATCAGACTGAAATATTCTGCCAAATGCAGTTCCTCCACATTGGTGCCACTCTCAACATTCTATTGGCAGCGAATGAGGCGGCCATTGGTTTCGACCAGCCACAGAGTTCCCAGATCGGCGGTCACGTGCCGGAACCTTCTACCTACGAAGTTAAACAGGACCCATCTTATCCCTTGTGGTCTTGCTGGACTGATTCCAACTCTGCGGAATAAAGGTAGCACAAGAATTTTACAATCACAAATAATCCATTGGTTCCTTTGCCTGCTGCCCATGCCATGGCTCACAGCCAGTCCGGACCACAAGTTGCAAAGGTAAGAGGCTGCATTTCACTCGTGGTGACTCTTCACAACTTGACAATTTGACAGGGATTACTGTTATACTGTCGGGAAATGTGGAGGCCAGTCTTTACACAGCAAGACTCCACAAGGTCAGGTGGAGTTGCCATGCTAGATTGCCTctaaatgtccaaagatgtgcaggttaggtaaattggccatattaaaattataataataatctttattagtgccacaagtaggctcacattaacactgaaactaaattactgtgaaaagccccaagttgccacattcccgcgcctgttcgggtacgctgagggagaattcagaatgtccaattcacctaacaagcacgtctttcgagacttgtgggaggaaaccggagcacccggaggaaacccacgcagacacggggggaacgtgcaaactccacacagacagtgacccaagccgggaattgaacctgggaccctggagctgtgaagcaatagtgctaaccactgtgctactgtgccgcccaaggttacgtggggttacaaggataggatgggtgggcgggccaagtcagggtgctctttcagagggtcagtgcagacttgatgggccgaatggcctcattgtgCACTTTCGGGATCCTACGAACTAAGACACTAGTTAGGCTTGTGTTGAAGCACTGGGTACAGTCTGGTCACAGCGCTTTCGAAAGGAAAAATGTGACTGCATTCCTGAGAGTACAgagttgattgatgagggtagttaTGAGGTATATTTGGATAGGCTGGCCTTGTGGTGAGGTGGGTtagggtccctgaggcagaagctcaTGGTTCGAGTTCCTttccaggatttgatggccaaggaaggtgtgttcttaATGTGACCAAAACAGGTTGagttgcaaatccttccaaacaccctAATGGCTGTCAGTAAGAGCCGTAGAGCCTCCTGGTATGAAGTGACCCCCCCTCAAGCACTCAGCCTCTGGCGACAGACTGGTGACCTGTTCCGGGGCTAAGTAGCTGCGGAGACAGACTGCCTTAATGCACCACTAGTtacaggaagagaattggaaactGGATAGGGTGGTGGTCATTTTCTTTTACAGGCTGAAATGGGATATTTCTTTAAAGTAAAGTGTAAAATTATTGGAGGTCTAGTCAGAATGGAAAAGGTTGAAGGATCCATAACCAGGGGTTATAAATTTTGGGTAAGAGGTTGGGAGGTCCGCCAGGGCAATTCTTTCAGAAagagggtggtggggatctggaactcactccccGAGAGGGTGATGGAGACGGGAGCCCTCAACATATCTTAAAAAGACACTTGGAAATGCGTTTGATAAGTAAAGCTACAGATCAAGAACTTGAAAATAGGGTTAGATTGGAGATCAGCCTGCTAGCCCATCTGGACACAGTGGATCGATTGGCCTTCTTCCAATCTCTAAAGCTTCTgtcatttctatgattctatgaactgggaAATAAATATCTTATCACATGTTTATTTTTGAAACAGTGCGAACGGTTTCAGTCACAACCCGAGTGCCGTACCTGCGAAAGACCCTCCAGTGGATGTCAATTGCAAAGACAGTTCCATCTGATCCAACCTCGACCATCCGGAATCGACCAGGTACCCTCAGCCAATGTGTCCCAATGCAGAACACCGGCTTGATGTGCAATCGACAGTAGATAAAGCCGGTAGGGTTGACACCCCAGCAAGTATTGGGTCCGCACGAGTAGTACTTCATCTTACCCCGGATATGCTTGTAAACTGGAGTGAAAAATCTGGCTGCTCTGACCGTGTCTCGTTTGTTGGAGCAAAAAACATTGTTCCCCCCGTTAACTCCAGCTATAATCTGATCCCCACCACCATCGATCTGCTTCAGCATTCCTGTCAAGAGGAagcacatttagaacatagaacatagacatagaacattaacctacctctgacatctgtcctatatctatctcccctcaatttaaagctatgtcccctcatgctagacatcaccatccgaggaaaaaggctctcactgctcaccttatccaatcctctgatcatcttgtatgcctcaattaaggcacctcttaaccttcttctctctaacaaaaacagcctcaagtccctcagcctttcctcataagatcttccctccatacctggcaacattctggtaaatctcctctgcaccctttccaatgcttccacatccttcctataatgcagtgaccagaattgcacgcaatactccaaatgcggccgtaccagagttttgtacagctgcaacatgacctcatgactccgaaactcaatccttctaccaataaaagctaacacaccgtacgccttaacaaccctctcaacctgggtggcaactttcagggatctatgtacatggacaccgagatctctctgcttatccacactgccaagaatcttaccattagcccagtactctgtcttcctgttagtccttccaaaatgaatcacctcacacttttctgcattaaactccatttgccacctctcagcccagcgctgcagcttatctatgtctctctgtaacttgtaacatccttccgcactgtccacacctccaccgactttagtgtcatctgcaaatttactcatccatccttctacgccctcctccaggtaatttaagaaatgacaaacagcagtggccccaaaacagatccttggggtacaccactagtaactggactccagtctgaacatttcccatcaaccaccaccctttgtctacttccagctagccaatttctgatccaaactgctaaatcaccctcaatccccagcctccatattttctgcagtagctgaccgtggggaaccttatcaaacgctttactgaaatccatatacaccacatcaattgctttaccctcatccacctgtttggtcaccttctcaaagaactcaataaggtttgtgaggcacgacctacccttcacaaaaccgtgttgactatctctaatcaaattattcctttccagatgattatacatcctatctcttataaaccattccaagacagaagtaaagctcactggtctatagttactggggttgtctctactccccttcttgaacaaggggacaacatttgctatcctctagtcttctggcactattcctgtagacaaagatgacttaaagatcaaagccaaaggctcagcaatctcctccctagcttcccagagaatcctaggataaatcccatccggcccagggaacttatctattttcacactttccagaattgctaatacctcctccttatgaacctcaagcccttctagtctagtagcctgaatctcagtattctcctcgacaacattgtctttttcctgtgtgaatactgacgaaaaatattcatttagcacctctcctatctcctcggactccacacttgtccttgactggccctactcttatcctagtcattcttttattcctgacatatctatagaaagctttagggtttccttgattctacctgccaaagacttctcatgtcccctcctggctcttcttagctctctctttaggtccttcctagctaacttgtaactctcgagcgccctaactgaaccttcatgtctcatctttacataagcctccttcttcctcttgacaagtgtttcgactgctttaataaaccacggttccctcgctcgaccacttcctccctgcctgacaggtacatacttatcaaggacacgcagtagctgttccttgaacaagctccacatttccattgtgcccatcccctgcagttttgctcaccatccgatgcatcctaagtcttgcctcatcgcatcataattgcctttcccccagatataactcttgccctgcggtatatacctatccctttccatcactaaagtaaacgtaatcgaattgtggtcactatcaccaaagtgctcacctacctccaaatctaacacctgtcctggttcattccccagtaccaaatccaagatggccttgcctctcattagcctatctacatactgtgtcaggaaaccctcctgcacacattggacaaaaacggatccatctaaagtactcgaactataacgtttccagtcaatatttggaaagttaaagtcccccataacaactaccctgttgctttcgctcctatccagaataatctttgcaatcctttcctctacatctctggaacttttcggaggcctatagaaaacccctaacagggtgacctctcctttcctgtttctaacctcagcccatactacctcagtagacgaatcctcatcaaacgtcctttctgccacagtaatactgtccttgactaacaatgccgcccctcctcctcttttaccaccttccctgagcttactgaaatatctaaaccccggcacctgcacaaccattcttgtccctgctctatccatgtctccgaaatggccacaacatcgaagtcccaggtaccaacccataagttcacccaccttattccggatgctcctggcattgaagaagacacactttaaaccacctttctgcctgccggtacactcctgcaactttgaaaccttactcatgacctcactactctcaacctcctgtatactggagctacaattcaggttcccaatcccctgctgaactagtttaaaccctcccaaagagaattagcaaatttcccccccaaagATATTGGTATCCCTCggaccaggtgtagaccatcccgtttgtagaggtcccaccgaccccagaatgagccccaattatccagaaatctgaaaccctccctcctgcaccatccctgtagccacatgttcaactcctctctctccctattcctcgtctcgctcgcacgtggcacgggtaacaacccagagataataactctgtttgtcctagatctaagtttccacccgagctccctgaattcctgccttacaacatccctatcccttttcctacctatgtcattggtacctatgtggaccacgacttggggctgctccccctcccccttaaggatcccgaaaacacgatccgagacatcacggccctggcacctgggaggcaacacaccaaccgcgagtctctctcgttcccacagaatcttctatctatccccctaactatggagtctccaatgactaatactctactcctctccccccttcccttctgagcaacagggacagactctgtgccagagatctgtgccccatggcttacccctggtaagtcgttctCATTTGGATGAGAAGATTATATTCGATTAACACCATGGTGCCACATCAGTGGGTTGATGAGGGTAGAACTCACAGCAAGCAGTCCATTCTTACAATAAAGAGTCGATCGAAACAGTGCAATCCA
The window above is part of the Scyliorhinus torazame isolate Kashiwa2021f chromosome 12, sScyTor2.1, whole genome shotgun sequence genome. Proteins encoded here:
- the LOC140386545 gene encoding fish-egg lectin-like, producing the protein MRGCIFLLLLCAGASWALVCKQVAGRMKQIDASNGQVFAVDFHGNVFTRRGEFWARVPGNLGHVTVGAAGVWGVGRDQKVYKLVDGSWAILTGMLKQIDGGGDQIIAGVNGGNNVFCSNKRDTVRAARFFTPVYKHIRGKMKYYSCGPNTCWGVNPTGFIYCRLHIKPVFCIGTHWLRVPGRFRMVEVGSDGTVFAIDIHWRVFRRVGISPARPQGIRWVLFNFVGRRFRHVTADLGTLWLVETNGRLIRCQ